Proteins encoded in a region of the Mariprofundus ferrinatatus genome:
- a CDS encoding YqaE/Pmp3 family membrane protein, which yields MNIVNLILAIFLPPVGAFLQVGASKHFFINIVLTLLGVLPGVLHAVWLVATDQKG from the coding sequence ATGAATATCGTGAACCTCATTCTTGCCATCTTTCTGCCACCTGTCGGCGCATTCCTGCAGGTCGGCGCCAGCAAGCACTTCTTTATCAATATCGTGCTGACCCTGCTCGGCGTGCTGCCCGGTGTGCTGCATGCGGTCTGGCTGGTCGCTACCGACCAGAAGGGATAA